The Mycolicibacterium boenickei genome has a segment encoding these proteins:
- a CDS encoding LLM class flavin-dependent oxidoreductase produces MTRQIVLNAFDMNCVAHIVAGTWRHPDSQAARYKDIDYWLDLARLLERGLFDGLFIADVLGIYDVYGGGPAAALRAGAQVPVNDPLLVVPAMATVTSNLGFGITAATSFEHPYSFARRMSTLDHLTKGRVGWNIVTGYLESAARNHGLDTITPHADRYDIADEYTEVLYKLWEGSWEDDAVGAAPGRAAYADPAKVHPIGHDGKHFRVPGIHLCEPSLQRTPVLYQAGASNRGRQFGAENAEVVFIGAPTKELLREAVADIRGRAAAAGRDPYDVKIVNGHVVVTGETEQAAQARYDEFRRYTDPEGTLALWSGWLGTDLSRFDLDDPVAVTDNEFLKSSVETFGQGQWTLRDFIDSKSIDAEGGFTVGSPTKVADELQEWFEETDVDGFNLTNVITPGSFVDFIDHVVPELQRRGLYKTEYQEGTLRNKLFGRGSRLPESHRAAGYRDLARSLVG; encoded by the coding sequence GTGACACGACAGATCGTGCTCAATGCGTTCGACATGAACTGCGTGGCTCACATCGTGGCCGGTACCTGGCGGCACCCGGACTCGCAGGCGGCCCGTTACAAGGACATCGACTACTGGCTGGACCTGGCCAGGTTGCTCGAGCGCGGCCTGTTCGACGGCCTGTTCATCGCCGATGTGCTCGGCATCTACGACGTGTACGGCGGCGGCCCGGCGGCCGCGTTGCGTGCCGGCGCCCAGGTGCCGGTGAACGATCCGCTGCTGGTGGTACCCGCAATGGCCACTGTGACAAGCAATCTGGGTTTCGGCATCACCGCCGCCACATCCTTCGAGCATCCCTACTCGTTCGCCCGCCGGATGTCCACATTGGACCACCTGACCAAGGGGCGGGTCGGCTGGAACATCGTCACCGGGTATCTGGAAAGTGCCGCGCGGAACCACGGCCTGGACACCATCACTCCACATGCCGATCGATACGACATCGCCGACGAGTACACGGAGGTGTTGTACAAGCTGTGGGAAGGATCTTGGGAAGACGACGCGGTCGGCGCCGCGCCGGGCCGGGCGGCCTATGCAGATCCGGCCAAGGTGCATCCGATCGGCCATGACGGCAAGCACTTCCGGGTCCCCGGTATTCACCTGTGCGAGCCCTCCCTGCAGCGGACCCCTGTGCTCTACCAGGCCGGTGCATCGAATCGTGGCCGGCAGTTCGGAGCGGAGAACGCCGAGGTGGTGTTCATCGGCGCACCTACCAAGGAGCTTCTGCGCGAGGCGGTGGCCGATATCCGCGGGCGGGCTGCGGCCGCCGGCCGTGATCCGTACGACGTCAAGATCGTGAACGGGCACGTGGTGGTGACCGGCGAGACGGAACAGGCCGCGCAGGCGCGCTACGACGAATTCCGGCGTTACACCGATCCGGAAGGGACGTTGGCCCTGTGGTCGGGGTGGCTCGGTACCGACCTGTCACGGTTCGACCTCGACGATCCGGTGGCGGTCACCGACAACGAGTTCCTGAAGTCCTCGGTGGAGACGTTCGGGCAAGGCCAGTGGACGCTGCGTGACTTCATCGACTCGAAATCGATCGACGCCGAGGGCGGCTTCACCGTCGGGTCGCCCACCAAGGTGGCCGACGAGCTGCAGGAGTGGTTCGAGGAGACCGATGTCGACGGTTTCAACCTGACCAACGTGATCACGCCCGGCTCGTTCGTCGATTTCATCGACCACGTGGTGCCGGAGTTGCAGCGACGAGGGCTGTACAAGACGGAGTATCAGGAAGGCACGTTGCGCAACAAGCTGTTCGGACGTGGCTCGCGGCTACCCGAATCGCACCGCGCGGCGGGCTACCGCGACCTGGCCCGATCTCTGGTCGGCTGA
- a CDS encoding ABC transporter permease: MAGVATSSRQRSKVAPYLMILPALVYLGIFFVVPFFSLARTSLSTSGGSVYLPTLEFDWNFGNYAHAFSVYQDQILRSFGYALVATVVCAMLAFPLAYVIAFKAGRYKNLILGLVILPFFVTFLIRTIAWKTILADDGVVVSALGSIGLLPSEGRLLSTSWAVIGGLVYNWIIFMILPLYVSLEKIDPRLIEASKDLYSSNRRSFTKVILPLSMPGVLAGSMLVFIPAVGDFINADYLGSTQTSMIGNVIQKQFLVVKDYPAAAALSMVLMAIILVGVLLYTRALGTEDLV, translated from the coding sequence ATGGCGGGTGTGGCCACCAGCAGCCGGCAGCGGAGCAAGGTCGCTCCGTACCTGATGATCCTGCCGGCATTGGTGTACCTCGGGATCTTCTTCGTGGTGCCGTTCTTCTCCCTGGCGCGCACGTCGTTGTCGACATCGGGCGGCTCGGTGTACTTGCCGACGCTGGAGTTCGATTGGAACTTCGGCAATTACGCGCACGCATTCAGCGTGTACCAGGATCAGATACTCCGGTCCTTCGGCTACGCACTGGTGGCGACCGTGGTGTGCGCCATGCTGGCATTTCCCCTGGCATATGTGATCGCGTTCAAAGCGGGTCGGTACAAGAACCTCATCCTCGGATTGGTCATCCTGCCGTTCTTCGTGACCTTCCTGATCCGCACCATCGCCTGGAAAACGATCCTGGCTGATGACGGTGTCGTGGTCAGTGCACTCGGCTCGATCGGCCTGCTGCCGAGCGAGGGACGGCTGCTGTCGACGAGCTGGGCGGTGATCGGCGGCCTGGTTTACAACTGGATCATCTTCATGATCCTGCCGCTGTACGTGAGCCTGGAGAAGATCGATCCGCGTCTGATCGAGGCGTCCAAGGACCTGTATTCGTCCAACCGGCGCAGCTTCACCAAAGTGATTCTGCCGCTGTCGATGCCGGGCGTGTTGGCCGGCAGCATGCTGGTGTTCATCCCGGCGGTCGGTGACTTCATCAACGCCGACTATCTGGGCAGCACGCAGACCAGCATGATCGGCAACGTGATCCAGAAGCAGTTCCTGGTGGTCAAGGACTATCCCGCCGCTGCCGCTCTGAGCATGGTGCTGATGGCCATCATCCTCGTGGGTGTGCTGCTCTACACCCGCGCGTTGGGGACGGAGGATCTGGTTTGA
- a CDS encoding MBL fold metallo-hydrolase — MNYDWEELGGGVWRTRLPFLDVTVGLVGGGEQALLVDSGTTLAEARGIESDVATLTGQRVGHIVLTHNHFDHVLGCSWFEDAQILCAPEVADTLASGRAHLRADAIGHGADVDEIDEAIAAMPVSTHQLSDGDLDLGGRTVHICRPGRGHTSHDLIVTVPDKHPVVFCGDLVEQSGDPVIDADSDLEAWPATLEAVLAEGGRDGVFVPGHGAVVDAHFIRLQQRWLSARRPS; from the coding sequence ATGAACTACGACTGGGAAGAGCTGGGCGGGGGTGTATGGCGCACCCGCCTTCCGTTTTTGGATGTCACGGTCGGGCTCGTCGGCGGCGGCGAGCAGGCTCTGCTGGTCGATTCCGGCACCACACTGGCCGAGGCCCGCGGTATCGAGTCCGACGTGGCGACCCTGACCGGACAACGCGTCGGACATATCGTCCTGACCCACAACCACTTTGACCATGTGCTGGGTTGCTCATGGTTCGAGGACGCGCAAATCCTCTGCGCGCCAGAGGTTGCGGACACCTTGGCGTCCGGTCGCGCGCACCTGCGCGCGGACGCGATCGGACACGGTGCCGATGTCGACGAAATCGATGAGGCGATCGCGGCGATGCCGGTGTCCACGCACCAGTTGTCCGATGGGGATCTCGATCTCGGCGGCCGGACGGTGCACATCTGCCGTCCCGGCCGAGGGCACACGAGCCACGACCTGATCGTCACGGTGCCGGACAAACACCCGGTGGTGTTCTGCGGTGATCTCGTCGAACAGTCTGGTGACCCGGTCATCGACGCGGATTCAGATCTCGAGGCGTGGCCGGCCACCCTGGAGGCGGTGCTGGCCGAGGGCGGGCGGGACGGAGTGTTCGTGCCCGGCCACGGCGCGGTGGTCGACGCCCACTTCATCCGGCTGCAGCAGCGTTGGCTGAGCGCCCGGCGCCCTTCCTGA
- a CDS encoding M20/M25/M40 family metallo-hydrolase — translation MAELDDGFERALLQELLSAYGPCGQEDEVRDICRRELEPFVDELSSDAAGNLVGLIRGQQAATTRVLAHMDELSMLVKRVEPDGTLRLAPLGTMYPANFGLGPVAILGDDETLCGVLALGSEHTTRETTHVWQTKPDQGDRALDWPDVYVFTGSEPEQLSKAGIGPGTRVCIDRSKRQLIEVGDYVGCYFMDDRAALLALILLARRLRDTGRRPAGDLYLVFTTNEEIGGVGAAHACRTLPGDLTLAVEVGPTEAEYDTTVTGGPIVAYGDAQCVYDKAVADRLCEIARSLGHSPQAAVLGAFESDASHTKASGLSPQAGLLCLPTLSTHGYEVISRRAITAVTDILAEFVARF, via the coding sequence ATGGCGGAGCTGGACGACGGGTTCGAACGTGCGCTGTTGCAGGAGCTCCTGTCGGCGTACGGTCCCTGCGGCCAGGAGGACGAGGTTCGCGATATCTGTCGACGGGAACTCGAACCGTTCGTCGACGAACTCTCGAGCGATGCGGCCGGCAACCTGGTCGGCCTGATCCGAGGGCAGCAGGCCGCGACCACCCGGGTGCTGGCCCACATGGATGAACTGTCCATGCTCGTCAAACGGGTCGAGCCCGACGGCACGCTGCGCCTCGCCCCGCTGGGCACGATGTACCCGGCGAACTTCGGTCTGGGGCCCGTGGCGATTCTGGGTGATGACGAAACCCTCTGCGGGGTCCTCGCATTGGGTTCCGAGCACACCACCCGAGAGACCACCCACGTCTGGCAGACCAAGCCGGACCAAGGCGACAGGGCGCTTGACTGGCCTGACGTCTACGTGTTCACCGGCTCGGAGCCCGAGCAGTTGTCGAAGGCGGGCATCGGGCCCGGTACTCGGGTGTGCATCGACCGCAGTAAGCGTCAGCTCATCGAAGTCGGCGACTACGTCGGCTGCTATTTCATGGACGACCGCGCCGCGCTGCTGGCCTTGATACTGCTGGCGCGAAGGCTGCGCGACACCGGTCGGCGCCCGGCCGGCGACCTGTACCTGGTGTTCACGACGAACGAGGAGATCGGTGGCGTGGGCGCAGCCCACGCCTGCCGGACGCTGCCGGGGGACCTCACCCTCGCGGTGGAGGTGGGACCGACGGAGGCCGAGTACGACACCACGGTCACCGGCGGGCCGATCGTCGCCTACGGCGACGCGCAATGCGTGTATGACAAGGCTGTCGCCGATCGGTTGTGCGAAATCGCCCGCTCTCTCGGTCATTCACCGCAGGCCGCGGTCCTGGGGGCGTTCGAGTCCGACGCGTCGCACACCAAAGCCTCCGGGTTGTCGCCCCAGGCTGGGTTGCTGTGTCTCCCGACGCTCAGCACCCACGGCTACGAAGTGATTTCGCGGCGCGCCATCACGGCGGTGACCGACATCTTGGCGGAGTTCGTGGCCCGTTTCTGA
- a CDS encoding ABC transporter permease gives MTEALDQPVPKSVKGSPRWGDLVLRLVAGLVLLYLFLPIFVIVLFSFNKPAGKFNYTWQGFTLDNWANPFKYPALTEALKLSLNVAAVSTAVALVLGTLVAIALVRQRFRGQKAVDTFLVLPLTAPEVVMGASLLTLFLDLGWATGYTTIVLAHIAFQVSFIAMTVRARVRGFDWTLEDASMDLGASPTRTFFKVTLPLIVPGIVAAAMLSFALSLDDFIITYFVSGSTVTYPLYVNAAVKAAVPPQINVLATAILVVSLLLLMAGTLYRRKRIDV, from the coding sequence ATGACCGAGGCGCTGGACCAGCCGGTACCCAAGTCCGTCAAGGGTTCTCCGAGGTGGGGCGACCTGGTGCTCCGCCTCGTCGCCGGGCTCGTGTTGCTGTACCTGTTCCTGCCGATCTTCGTGATCGTGCTGTTCTCGTTCAACAAGCCGGCAGGCAAGTTCAACTACACCTGGCAGGGATTCACCCTCGACAACTGGGCGAACCCGTTCAAGTACCCGGCGCTCACCGAGGCGTTGAAGTTGAGCCTCAACGTGGCGGCGGTATCGACCGCCGTTGCCCTGGTGCTGGGCACGTTGGTGGCGATCGCCTTGGTACGTCAGCGGTTCCGCGGCCAGAAAGCCGTCGACACGTTTCTCGTGCTGCCGCTGACCGCCCCGGAGGTGGTCATGGGAGCCTCGCTGCTGACGCTGTTCCTGGATCTGGGCTGGGCCACCGGCTACACCACGATCGTGCTCGCCCACATCGCTTTCCAGGTCAGCTTCATCGCGATGACGGTGCGGGCCCGGGTCCGCGGGTTCGACTGGACCCTTGAGGATGCGTCGATGGATCTGGGCGCCAGCCCGACCCGGACATTCTTCAAAGTGACTCTGCCACTGATCGTCCCGGGCATCGTTGCCGCCGCGATGCTGTCGTTCGCGTTGTCCCTCGACGACTTCATCATCACCTATTTCGTCAGCGGCTCCACGGTCACCTATCCGTTGTATGTCAACGCTGCCGTCAAGGCCGCCGTGCCTCCGCAGATCAACGTGCTGGCCACGGCGATCCTGGTGGTGAGCCTGTTGTTGCTCATGGCCGGAACGCTGTACCGGCGCAAGCGCATCGACGTCTGA
- a CDS encoding EamA family transporter — protein MAMASMLCVQIGLAVAVGLIDQVGAEGAAWLRLAWAGVLMLLIVRPRPSAFTRSAFWTCVALGIVTAGVTMLFMAALSRIPLGTASALEFLGPLGVAVAHGKGRNRILWPGLAAAGVVLLTEPWTGDVDLIGVLYALSAALCWACYILLTQRVGDEVAGIKGLGVSMPVAGLVGTAVVGPSVFPQLTPQLLLIGVGLAILLPVVPFALEMSALRYLSTAAFGTLMALEPAFAMLVGLVLLHQIPAPAAVVGICLVVAAGIGAARTGARAAPVPAEIG, from the coding sequence ATGGCCATGGCCTCGATGTTGTGCGTGCAGATCGGCCTGGCCGTGGCCGTCGGCCTGATCGACCAGGTCGGCGCCGAGGGCGCGGCGTGGCTACGGCTGGCGTGGGCAGGCGTCCTGATGTTGCTGATCGTGCGGCCCCGTCCATCGGCCTTCACCAGGTCCGCATTCTGGACCTGTGTCGCACTCGGCATCGTCACGGCCGGCGTCACGATGCTCTTCATGGCGGCACTGTCTCGGATCCCGCTCGGCACGGCCAGCGCGCTGGAGTTCCTCGGCCCGCTCGGGGTTGCGGTCGCACACGGGAAGGGGCGCAACCGGATTCTGTGGCCCGGACTGGCGGCCGCCGGTGTCGTCCTGCTCACCGAGCCGTGGACGGGCGACGTCGACCTCATCGGTGTGCTCTACGCGCTGAGCGCGGCGCTGTGCTGGGCCTGCTACATCCTGCTGACCCAACGGGTCGGAGACGAGGTCGCCGGGATCAAAGGACTCGGGGTGTCCATGCCTGTCGCCGGGCTGGTCGGCACCGCAGTCGTCGGGCCGTCGGTGTTTCCACAGTTGACCCCGCAGCTCCTGCTGATCGGTGTGGGTTTGGCGATCCTGCTGCCGGTGGTGCCGTTCGCCCTGGAGATGTCGGCGTTGCGGTACCTGAGCACCGCGGCGTTCGGCACGCTGATGGCGCTCGAGCCGGCGTTCGCGATGCTCGTCGGCCTGGTCCTGCTGCACCAGATTCCGGCCCCGGCAGCCGTTGTCGGCATCTGCCTCGTGGTGGCTGCCGGGATCGGCGCGGCGCGAACCGGAGCGCGTGCCGCGCCGGTCCCTGCCGAGATCGGCTGA
- a CDS encoding PNPOx family protein, with amino-acid sequence MGRGIFNSPISRWFNAAAVGLTRVPVLGRWIGHGVVVIRYTGRRSGRTFETPVSVARDGNQVTIHVMTPDSKNWWRNFLGEGGQLTLLNLDGSDLTGHAVAHRDGQGKVAVTVQLEAP; translated from the coding sequence ATGGGACGTGGAATCTTCAATTCCCCGATCAGCCGCTGGTTCAACGCGGCCGCCGTGGGCCTCACCCGAGTTCCGGTACTCGGTCGATGGATCGGTCACGGTGTGGTGGTCATCCGCTACACCGGCCGCCGGTCGGGCCGCACGTTCGAGACCCCGGTCTCTGTGGCGCGCGACGGCAACCAGGTGACCATCCACGTGATGACACCGGACAGCAAGAACTGGTGGCGCAACTTCCTGGGCGAGGGCGGTCAGCTCACCTTGCTGAACCTGGACGGCAGCGACCTTACGGGGCATGCCGTTGCCCACCGTGACGGCCAGGGCAAAGTGGCCGTCACGGTGCAACTCGAGGCACCCTGA
- a CDS encoding polyamine ABC transporter substrate-binding protein produces the protein MPDNLDPRLLARLTANRTSRRRFLGGGAAAAAALALGPSVLAACSSGEKSSAPTTSAAPDDGSPATGTVRISNWPLYMADGFVAGFQTKSGLTVDYKEDFNDNEQWFAKAKEPLSRKQDIGADLVVPTEFMAVRLAGLNWLNEIRDSRVPNKKNLRDDLLNSKADPGRKYTAPYMTGMVGLAYNRAATGRDITKIDDLWDPAFKGRVSLLSDVQDGLGMIMQWQGNSVEDPTTESITKAVDFIREQKDKGQIRRFTGNDYADDLAAGNIAVAQAYSGDVVQLQADNPDLKFIVPESGGDWFIDTMVIPYTTQNQKAAEAWIDYVYDRANYAKLIAFTQFVPVLSDMTDELAKIDPKIASNPLINPPADMLAKLKSWPALSDEKTQEFNTLYAAVTGG, from the coding sequence ATGCCCGACAACCTCGATCCCCGACTGCTCGCCCGGCTGACTGCGAACCGCACGTCGCGCCGCCGATTCCTGGGTGGCGGCGCCGCTGCTGCCGCCGCACTGGCATTGGGCCCCTCGGTCCTGGCCGCCTGTAGCTCAGGTGAGAAGTCCAGTGCCCCAACCACCTCGGCTGCCCCCGACGACGGCTCGCCGGCCACCGGCACCGTCCGTATCTCGAACTGGCCGCTGTACATGGCGGACGGGTTCGTCGCGGGATTCCAGACCAAATCCGGTCTGACGGTGGACTACAAGGAAGACTTCAACGACAACGAGCAGTGGTTCGCCAAGGCGAAGGAACCGTTGTCGCGCAAGCAGGACATCGGCGCCGACCTCGTCGTGCCCACCGAATTCATGGCGGTGCGGCTCGCCGGCCTCAACTGGCTCAACGAGATCCGTGATTCGCGCGTCCCCAACAAGAAGAACCTGCGCGACGACCTGCTCAACTCGAAGGCCGATCCCGGGCGCAAGTACACCGCTCCGTACATGACCGGCATGGTCGGTCTGGCATACAACCGCGCCGCCACCGGACGCGACATCACCAAGATCGACGATCTCTGGGATCCCGCCTTCAAGGGCCGGGTCAGCCTGTTGTCCGATGTCCAGGACGGGCTCGGCATGATCATGCAGTGGCAGGGCAACTCCGTCGAGGACCCGACCACCGAATCGATCACGAAGGCCGTCGATTTCATCCGTGAACAGAAGGACAAGGGCCAAATCCGCCGCTTCACCGGCAACGACTACGCCGACGATCTCGCGGCCGGCAACATCGCTGTCGCCCAGGCATATTCGGGTGACGTGGTGCAGCTGCAGGCGGACAATCCGGACCTGAAGTTCATCGTTCCCGAGTCCGGTGGCGACTGGTTCATCGACACCATGGTGATCCCGTACACCACACAGAACCAGAAGGCCGCCGAGGCCTGGATCGACTACGTCTACGACCGGGCGAACTACGCCAAGCTCATCGCGTTCACCCAGTTCGTGCCGGTGTTGTCGGACATGACCGATGAGCTCGCCAAGATCGATCCCAAGATCGCGAGCAACCCGTTGATCAACCCGCCAGCCGACATGCTCGCGAAGCTCAAGTCATGGCCGGCGCTGTCCGATGAGAAGACCCAGGAGTTCAACACTCTCTACGCCGCAGTGACCGGAGGCTGA
- a CDS encoding aromatic ring-hydroxylating oxygenase subunit alpha — protein sequence MPTARPGDWVENATALDDIAPDAYRMEIPTRRYVAPEFVAQERDSIWKKVWQVVGRVDELTKAGDWKQYQIFDQSYIIVRGKDERLRAFVNACRHRGNVLCREARGNAKRGFLCQYHLWSYDLDGRLKGMLREALAGPIDKDTHGLLEVAVDTFAGFVFLNPDPDAAPLADFIGAEVATMLAPYHLDEMVTVMDVTEAIDCNWKVVLDAFQEGYHIDGIHPQLLRVINIDPATSRYRFFEQHSVSMAPFDVVGATPEHQVDGIMDLPETFPSTVAVIPRFSELVAEHRGDDGSLNFPDGVTARTLLQQATRDTLTAMGLDVSGLTDAQMSDNHGWVLFPNFFMTIRAGEAHIIMSLPHPDGDPNRCIWHVASYMWLPDEAKAAFTAEPIVVDEAGSYKYFEALQQDYEQMPRQQIGLRNTALKHMALVKEEVVIAHFHSVVDKYLESAGVNS from the coding sequence GTGCCGACAGCACGCCCCGGAGATTGGGTCGAGAACGCCACCGCCCTGGACGACATCGCTCCCGACGCGTACCGGATGGAGATTCCGACCCGGCGCTACGTCGCTCCGGAATTCGTTGCCCAGGAACGCGATTCGATCTGGAAGAAAGTCTGGCAGGTGGTCGGTCGGGTCGATGAGCTGACCAAGGCCGGCGATTGGAAGCAGTACCAGATCTTCGACCAGTCCTACATCATCGTGCGCGGCAAGGACGAGAGGCTTCGCGCATTTGTCAATGCCTGCCGGCACCGCGGCAACGTGCTGTGCCGCGAAGCCCGGGGAAACGCCAAGCGCGGCTTCCTGTGTCAGTACCACCTGTGGTCCTACGACCTGGACGGGCGCCTCAAGGGCATGCTCCGCGAGGCTCTGGCCGGGCCGATCGACAAGGACACGCACGGGTTGCTCGAGGTCGCGGTCGACACGTTCGCCGGTTTCGTCTTCCTCAATCCCGATCCGGATGCGGCGCCATTGGCCGACTTCATCGGCGCGGAGGTCGCGACCATGCTCGCGCCGTACCACCTCGACGAGATGGTCACCGTGATGGACGTGACCGAGGCGATCGACTGCAACTGGAAGGTCGTCCTCGACGCCTTCCAGGAGGGCTACCACATCGATGGGATCCATCCCCAGTTGTTGCGGGTGATCAACATCGATCCCGCCACGAGCCGCTACCGGTTCTTCGAGCAGCACAGCGTGTCGATGGCGCCGTTCGATGTCGTCGGCGCCACGCCCGAACATCAGGTCGACGGAATCATGGACCTGCCCGAGACCTTCCCGTCCACCGTCGCGGTTATCCCCCGCTTCTCCGAACTCGTCGCCGAACACCGTGGCGACGACGGCTCACTCAATTTCCCCGACGGCGTCACCGCCCGCACGCTGCTGCAGCAGGCGACACGAGACACCTTGACGGCCATGGGACTTGACGTCAGCGGTCTGACCGACGCACAGATGAGCGACAACCACGGCTGGGTGTTGTTCCCGAACTTCTTCATGACGATCCGCGCCGGCGAAGCGCACATCATCATGTCCCTGCCCCACCCCGACGGAGACCCCAACCGGTGCATCTGGCACGTCGCCAGCTACATGTGGTTGCCGGACGAAGCCAAGGCCGCCTTCACCGCGGAACCGATCGTCGTGGACGAGGCCGGCAGCTACAAGTATTTCGAAGCGCTGCAACAGGATTACGAACAAATGCCGCGTCAGCAGATCGGGTTGCGCAACACCGCGCTGAAGCACATGGCGCTGGTCAAGGAAGAAGTCGTGATCGCGCACTTCCACTCCGTCGTCGACAAATACCTGGAATCCGCCGGCGTCAACTCCTGA
- a CDS encoding acyl-CoA thioesterase domain-containing protein yields MTEVDAHFVQSEQDRFQPTRFAQSHWGEDHLNGPALVGLAARALESAFGLPEFLPARLTVDLFKAARGLPTTTKVALVRDGRRVRNSECELVQDGVTVARATLVQYRLSAPPRGEEWTAPVRFEPPTALDGDRTTYMGSDEGGWSRAIAEHQNASRKRFMNRTITVVQGQPNSPFVRAAMAAEGTSLVTNLGTAGVGYINGDLTVALSRLPGDEWIGVQADSHWAAEGVAVGASTLFDSAGAFGTGLVTAISNPAAQIDFSHDPFPERTAPR; encoded by the coding sequence ATGACCGAGGTTGACGCCCATTTCGTGCAGTCCGAGCAGGACCGATTCCAGCCGACCCGCTTTGCGCAGAGCCACTGGGGTGAGGACCACCTGAACGGCCCCGCGCTGGTCGGGCTGGCAGCACGAGCGCTTGAGTCGGCCTTCGGATTGCCCGAGTTTCTGCCGGCCCGGCTGACGGTTGACCTGTTCAAGGCCGCGCGCGGGCTTCCTACTACGACGAAGGTGGCGCTGGTCCGGGACGGGCGGCGGGTCCGCAACTCCGAATGCGAGCTGGTACAGGACGGCGTGACCGTGGCGCGGGCGACGTTGGTGCAGTACCGGTTGAGCGCACCCCCGCGCGGTGAGGAGTGGACGGCGCCGGTCCGGTTCGAACCACCCACCGCGCTCGACGGGGACCGGACGACGTATATGGGCAGTGACGAGGGCGGTTGGAGTCGCGCCATCGCCGAGCATCAGAATGCGTCCCGCAAGCGGTTCATGAACCGCACCATCACCGTGGTGCAGGGGCAACCGAACTCGCCGTTCGTGCGGGCGGCGATGGCCGCGGAGGGCACCAGCCTGGTGACGAACCTGGGCACCGCCGGCGTCGGCTACATCAACGGTGACCTGACGGTCGCCCTGTCGCGGTTGCCCGGTGACGAGTGGATCGGCGTCCAGGCGGACTCGCACTGGGCCGCCGAGGGGGTGGCGGTAGGCGCATCGACGCTGTTCGACAGTGCCGGGGCGTTCGGCACCGGCCTCGTCACGGCCATCAGCAACCCAGCGGCGCAGATCGATTTCTCCCACGACCCGTTTCCGGAGCGCACCGCACCGAGGTGA
- a CDS encoding GtrA family protein encodes MRSEPVRVSRADRFHRICVQVVRRLPAPLDSVVAPTFLGFVVINTFTFGVDLAILTALHGVLRIPLPVAVSVGYAGAFGLAYYLNRTLNFRSHAAVGPQLTVYVVAVVINYLAFILGVSSGLAALGVEYHLARIVAGGCEALFMYSAMRWVVFRP; translated from the coding sequence GTGCGGAGCGAACCCGTCCGGGTGTCGAGGGCCGATCGGTTTCACCGGATCTGCGTCCAGGTGGTCCGGCGCCTACCGGCGCCGCTCGATTCTGTTGTGGCCCCGACTTTCCTCGGCTTCGTGGTGATCAACACGTTCACCTTCGGCGTCGATCTGGCGATCCTGACCGCCCTCCACGGCGTGCTCCGGATACCCCTGCCAGTCGCGGTCAGCGTCGGATACGCCGGCGCCTTCGGCCTGGCGTACTACCTGAACCGGACACTCAACTTCCGCTCGCACGCGGCCGTCGGCCCGCAGCTCACGGTGTATGTGGTGGCGGTGGTGATCAACTACCTGGCGTTCATCCTCGGCGTATCCAGCGGGCTGGCGGCGTTGGGTGTCGAGTACCACCTGGCCCGCATCGTCGCCGGTGGCTGCGAGGCGCTCTTCATGTACAGCGCCATGCGCTGGGTGGTGTTTCGCCCTTGA
- a CDS encoding TetR/AcrR family transcriptional regulator yields the protein MAERWTKQRRLEHTRNVLLDAAEEVFARKGFDGAALEDIAEVGGYTRGAIYSHFGSKAELFLAVVERQREQFLGGFADVIATFHSLEDLDADELGDRWRDLVAAEGPDRAVLGSEYTLFLLRNPDARERVAAQREETVRALADYISKGAARLGGHVSIPAVDLARVILAANDGVTLNSLLDDQAVYRPFLRMVLANIVVPKGNNL from the coding sequence ATGGCCGAACGCTGGACCAAGCAACGCCGCTTGGAGCACACCCGCAACGTCCTGCTGGACGCCGCCGAGGAGGTGTTCGCCCGCAAGGGGTTCGACGGAGCCGCGCTCGAAGACATCGCCGAGGTCGGCGGCTACACGCGCGGTGCCATCTACTCCCATTTCGGGAGCAAGGCCGAGTTGTTCCTCGCGGTGGTCGAACGGCAACGCGAGCAGTTCCTCGGGGGATTCGCCGACGTCATCGCCACGTTTCACTCGCTCGAGGACCTCGACGCCGACGAGCTCGGTGACCGCTGGCGGGACCTGGTCGCCGCCGAAGGTCCCGACCGCGCCGTCCTGGGATCCGAGTACACGCTGTTCCTGCTGCGCAATCCCGACGCTCGTGAGCGGGTGGCCGCCCAGCGAGAGGAGACGGTGCGCGCCCTGGCCGACTACATCTCCAAAGGCGCTGCCCGGCTCGGCGGCCATGTGAGCATCCCGGCGGTGGACCTGGCCCGGGTGATTCTGGCCGCCAACGACGGCGTCACTCTGAACAGTTTGCTCGACGACCAGGCGGTCTACCGGCCGTTCCTCAGGATGGTTCTGGCCAATATCGTTGTCCCCAAGGGGAACAACTTGTGA